DNA sequence from the Janibacter sp. CX7 genome:
GGCGCGCAGGCGACCTTCGTGGCGCCGGGGGAGTGCGGCACCGTCCAGCCCGACGCGGTGCGCGCCGCGATCGAGGAGGACCCCGCGAGCGTCGGTCTCGTCTCGGTCATGTGGGCCAACAACGAGGTCGGCACGGTCCAGGACGTCACGACGATGGCGGCGATCGCCCACGAGCACGGGCTGGCCTTCCACACCGACGCGGTCCAGGCGGCGGGCCACCTGCCCGTCGACTTCGCCGGCAGCGGCGTCGACCTGATGAGCGTCAGCGCGCACAAGTTCGGCGGGCCGCTCGGCATCGGGGCGCTCGTCGCCAAGCGCGATGCGCGGCTCGTCGCCCTGAGCCACGGCGGCGGCCAGGAGCGCGGCGTGCGCTCGGGCACGCTCGACGTGCCGGCGATCCGGGGCTTCGCCGTCGCCCTCACCGAGGCCGTGGAGCAGCGCGAGGCCGAGGCGGCGCGCGTCGGTGCGCTGCGCGACCGCTTCCTCGCCGGCACCCAGGCCCTCGACCTCGGCATCCGGGTCACCGGCTGCTGGGAGCCCGGGGACGTGACGACCCGGCTGCCGGGCAATGCCCACATCACCATCCCCGGGTGCGAGGGCGACTCCATGCTCTACCTGCTCGACGCCGCGGGCATCGCCGTCTCGACCGGCTCTGCCTGCCAGGCCGGCATCCCGCAGCCCTCGCACGTCGTGCTCGCGATGGGGCGCTCCGAGGAGGAGGCACGCGGCTCTCTGCGCGTGTCCTTCGGCTGGACCTCGACCGAGGCCGACGTCGACGCCGTGCTCGCCGCCCTGCCCGAGGCCATCGCCCGCGCGCGACGGGCCAGCGGGGCCGCGTGATGCGCGTCGTCGCCGCGATGAGCGGGGGCGTCGACTCGGCAGTCGCCGCCTCGCGGATGATCGAGGCCGGGCACGACGTCGTCGGGGTCCACCTCGCCCTGGCCAAGAACGCCAAGACGCTGCGCGAGGGCGCCCGCGGCTGCTGCACCATCGAGGACGCCGGTGACGCGCGACGGGTCGCCGACCGACTCGGCATCCCCTTCTACGTCTGGGACATGGCGACCCCCTTCGCCCGGGACGTCGTCGACGACTTCGTCGCCGAGTACGAGGCCGGCCGCACGCCCAACCCCTGCCTGCGCTGCAACGAGAAGATCAAGTTCGCCGCGCTCCTCGACAAGGCGCTGGCCCTGGGCTTCGACGCCGTGGCGACCGGTCACTACGCGCAGATCGTCGACGGTCCCCACGGTCGCGAGCTGCACCGTGCGGTCGACTCCGCCAAGGACCAGTCCTATGTCCTCGGCGTGCTCGACGAGGAGCAGCTGGCGCGCGCCTTCTTCCCCCTCGGCGACACGACGAAACCGCAGATCCGCGAGGAGGCCGCCGCGCGCGGCTTCGCAGTGGCCAAGAAGCCCGACAGCCACGACATCTGCTTCATCTCCGACGGCGACACCCGCGGCTGGCTGACCCAGCGGCTCGGCGAGCAGCCCGGCGAGATCGTCGACGAGGGCTCCGGCGAGGTCGTCGGCGAGCACCGCGGGGCCTACGGGTTCACCGTCGGCCAGCGTCGCGGGCTCGGCCTGGACCGCTCCGACCTCGACGGGCAGCCGCGCTACGTCACCCGGGTCGAGGCCGCGTCCAACCGGGTCTTCATCGGCACCGCGGACCTGCTCGGCACCGACGAGATCGAGGCCGACCACGTGCGGTGGTGCGGGCCGGCGGCCTCCGGACGGCACCGCCTCGGCGCACAGATCCGGGCCCACGGCGAGGAGATCGCGGCGACCGCCGAGGTGGTCGTCGATGCTGCTGCCGAAGGGGGTCTGCGTCTCGTGGTCCGTCTCGACGAGGCCGTGCGCGGTGCCGCCCCCGGTCAGTCGATCGTCCTCTACGACGGCACCCGTGTCGTCGGCTCGGGCACCATCGCGCGCGCCGGGCGCGCCGCGAGGGCGAGCGCGTGACCCGGGCGTCCGGTGTCGGGTCCTGGCCCGGCACGCGATCCCGCGAGGCCGTCGTCGCCGTCCGCGACCTGCTCGGTGACGGCATCCCGCACCTGCCCGAGCTGCCCGCGCGGGGCGTCGGCGCCGACATGGTCGGCCGGGCCGCGGCCCTGCTCGAGGGGCTGCACGTCGAGACCCAGCCCTACGGGTGGCGCTTCGCGGGTCGTCCCGGCCATGACGAAGGGAGGGCCCGCGCGCTCCTGCGCGAGGACCTCGACGAGCTCGCCGAGGCCTACGACGGGTGGACCGGCCCGCTGAAGATCCAGGTCACCGGACCGTGGACGCTCGGCGCGACGATCGAGCTGCCGCGCGGTGAGCGGGCGGTCGCCGACCACGGTGCTCGCCGCGACCTCGTCGGCTCTCTCGCCGAGGGACTGCGCGCGCACATCGCCGACGTCGAGCGCCTCGTGCCCGGTGCCGAGGTGATCGTCCAGGTCGACGAGCCGGGACTGCCGGCAGTGCTCGAGGGGCGGCTGCCCACCGCCTCGGGCTACGGCACCCTGCGCGCGGTCGACCGCTCGGAGGTGCGCGACGGGCTGCGCGAGGTGCTTGATGCGGCGGGAGAGCGGACGACGCTCGTGCACTGCTGCGCCGGCGAGGTGCCGGTACAGCTGGTGCGGGAGAGCGGTGCTCGTGGCATCTCGCTCGACACCTCGCTGCTCGACGGCGCCCGCTGGGAGCAGATCGCCGAGGCCGTCGAGGCCGGAGTGACCCTCTGGGCCGGTGCCGTGCCGACGGCCGGCGGCGAGTGGCGCACGGCGCGGGACCGGCTCGTCGGTGCCTGGCAGCGG
Encoded proteins:
- the mnmA gene encoding tRNA 2-thiouridine(34) synthase MnmA; the protein is MRVVAAMSGGVDSAVAASRMIEAGHDVVGVHLALAKNAKTLREGARGCCTIEDAGDARRVADRLGIPFYVWDMATPFARDVVDDFVAEYEAGRTPNPCLRCNEKIKFAALLDKALALGFDAVATGHYAQIVDGPHGRELHRAVDSAKDQSYVLGVLDEEQLARAFFPLGDTTKPQIREEAAARGFAVAKKPDSHDICFISDGDTRGWLTQRLGEQPGEIVDEGSGEVVGEHRGAYGFTVGQRRGLGLDRSDLDGQPRYVTRVEAASNRVFIGTADLLGTDEIEADHVRWCGPAASGRHRLGAQIRAHGEEIAATAEVVVDAAAEGGLRLVVRLDEAVRGAAPGQSIVLYDGTRVVGSGTIARAGRAARASA
- a CDS encoding methionine synthase → MTRASGVGSWPGTRSREAVVAVRDLLGDGIPHLPELPARGVGADMVGRAAALLEGLHVETQPYGWRFAGRPGHDEGRARALLREDLDELAEAYDGWTGPLKIQVTGPWTLGATIELPRGERAVADHGARRDLVGSLAEGLRAHIADVERLVPGAEVIVQVDEPGLPAVLEGRLPTASGYGTLRAVDRSEVRDGLREVLDAAGERTTLVHCCAGEVPVQLVRESGARGISLDTSLLDGARWEQIAEAVEAGVTLWAGAVPTAGGEWRTARDRLVGAWQRIGLPVSALADVVVTPTCGLAGAPTSSAVAAVRTTTDLASALTDLAAG
- a CDS encoding cysteine desulfurase family protein — its product is MTTYLDHAATTPMTPAAREAMVEQLGLTGNASSLHGPGRDARRVVEESRERIATALGARPSEIVFTSGGTEADNLAITGSLRAARAADPLRHRVVVSGVEHHAVLDVVDHAVEHEGAQATFVAPGECGTVQPDAVRAAIEEDPASVGLVSVMWANNEVGTVQDVTTMAAIAHEHGLAFHTDAVQAAGHLPVDFAGSGVDLMSVSAHKFGGPLGIGALVAKRDARLVALSHGGGQERGVRSGTLDVPAIRGFAVALTEAVEQREAEAARVGALRDRFLAGTQALDLGIRVTGCWEPGDVTTRLPGNAHITIPGCEGDSMLYLLDAAGIAVSTGSACQAGIPQPSHVVLAMGRSEEEARGSLRVSFGWTSTEADVDAVLAALPEAIARARRASGAA